From the genome of Synergistaceae bacterium, one region includes:
- a CDS encoding TRAP transporter small permease, with amino-acid sequence MRSVVDVNAWYNRIEEYIGIFFLFVMLFLMTYQVVARFVFSTGNTWSEELSRYTYIWFTLITVSLALLHNAHIKIEAVMAVFPKKWRPKFVGLGMIILICYCVLIVAFGITMLKRNIKMGNVSLGLQLPMYIVYSIVPISHALIIIRCVQRMIALFYLGDDIKEVDEADEAIKATRKNIEQDTLHQTDSSVDKSLQ; translated from the coding sequence TTGAGAAGCGTTGTTGACGTGAATGCTTGGTACAACAGAATAGAAGAGTACATAGGCATTTTTTTCCTGTTTGTGATGCTTTTTCTGATGACCTATCAAGTCGTCGCGCGTTTCGTGTTTTCCACGGGCAACACCTGGAGCGAGGAACTATCCCGTTACACCTACATCTGGTTTACACTAATCACCGTGAGCCTTGCGTTGCTACACAACGCCCACATCAAGATCGAAGCGGTTATGGCAGTCTTCCCGAAGAAGTGGCGTCCCAAATTCGTGGGGCTGGGGATGATCATATTGATTTGCTACTGTGTTCTCATTGTGGCGTTCGGCATAACCATGTTGAAACGCAATATTAAAATGGGCAACGTCTCTTTGGGTTTACAGCTCCCCATGTACATCGTGTATTCTATCGTGCCCATCAGCCACGCCCTCATCATCATCCGTTGCGTACAACGCATGATCGCGCTTTTCTACTTGGGCGACGACATCAAAGAAGTGGACGAGGCGGACGAAGCCATCAAAGCGACGCGGAAAAACATCGAACAAGATACCCTTCACCAGACGGACAGCTCCGTCGATAAATCTCTTCAATAA
- a CDS encoding response regulator — MKQILVVDDNLSNLKQINMQLCDSYKVTLAKSGAQALQICSSEMPDLILLDIQMPEMDGFQTIEKIKENIIMCNIPVIFLTANHDTTTEINALKSGAVDFVTKPIEKSILLHRIKLHLQIAGYSRDLENTVKTLEDGLVMSFSDLIEWRDGNTGGHVVRTSRYVELLGRELQKRGVFADELTDKALEMIVRATPLHDVGKIGVSDVILLKPTMLNDEEFMLMKQHTKIGADILRNMYQRTPTQHYLQYAIMIAESHHERYDGTGYPQGLKGEEIPLCARIMSVADVYDALVDTRIYKKAMTHEDACRIIYASMGMQFDPWVVEAFQSIHEQFNEAAQASLNSERGAKISCLP; from the coding sequence GTGAAACAAATCTTAGTGGTGGACGATAATCTATCTAATTTGAAACAGATCAATATGCAGCTTTGCGATAGTTATAAAGTAACGCTTGCCAAATCGGGCGCGCAGGCGCTGCAAATCTGTTCGAGCGAGATGCCCGATCTGATCCTATTAGACATTCAAATGCCGGAGATGGACGGATTCCAAACCATCGAGAAGATCAAAGAGAACATCATCATGTGTAACATTCCCGTTATTTTTTTGACGGCCAATCACGACACGACGACAGAGATAAACGCGCTTAAATCTGGGGCCGTGGACTTTGTGACAAAACCCATCGAAAAGAGCATTTTGCTTCACAGAATAAAACTTCACTTACAGATTGCCGGGTATAGTCGTGATCTTGAAAACACAGTGAAAACCCTCGAAGACGGTCTCGTGATGTCTTTTTCCGATTTGATCGAGTGGAGAGACGGGAATACGGGAGGGCACGTGGTGCGCACCAGTCGCTACGTCGAACTGCTGGGTCGAGAACTCCAGAAAAGAGGCGTGTTTGCGGATGAGCTCACGGATAAAGCTCTGGAGATGATTGTACGCGCCACCCCGCTTCATGACGTGGGGAAAATCGGCGTCAGCGACGTCATCCTCCTAAAACCAACGATGTTGAATGACGAAGAGTTCATGTTGATGAAACAGCACACAAAGATCGGGGCCGACATACTCCGCAACATGTACCAGCGCACACCGACGCAACATTATCTCCAATACGCGATCATGATAGCTGAGAGTCATCATGAAAGATACGATGGGACGGGCTATCCGCAGGGTCTGAAAGGAGAAGAAATTCCCCTTTGCGCCAGAATCATGTCGGTAGCGGATGTTTATGATGCTCTGGTGGACACTCGAATCTATAAAAAAGCAATGACTCATGAGGACGCGTGCCGCATTATCTACGCCAGCATGGGAATGCAATTTGATCCGTGGGTTGTCGAAGCGTTTCAATCCATTCATGAACAATTCAACGAAGCGGCTCAAGCGAGTCTGAACTCGGAGAGAGGCGCAAAAATCTCTTGCTTGCCATGA
- the lysW gene encoding lysine biosynthesis protein LysW produces the protein MANVKCPVCDADVTVANAVMGELLTCADCGVELEVTSLSPLTLEEAPEVQEDWGE, from the coding sequence ATGGCTAATGTTAAGTGCCCTGTGTGCGACGCGGATGTGACCGTGGCCAACGCGGTCATGGGAGAGCTTCTGACCTGTGCTGACTGTGGAGTGGAACTTGAAGTGACGTCGCTTTCTCCCCTAACCTTGGAAGAAGCTCCCGAAGTGCAGGAAGATTGGGGCGAATAG
- the lysX gene encoding lysine biosynthesis protein LysX — MGAGTLHIFYSRLRVEEKALLKAAESLGTEFLEASVDFRDVGDLVWPDDFENVAPHDVVLCRCVSQTQNVALTQLLESRGVRVINPSRALLLCGDKIATAALLDKDNIPQPAWRVATFSEGAVKAAESLGYPVVFKPAVGSWGRLLAKISDREACEAIVEHKAHMGPAHSVFFIQEYVEKRGFDLRAVMIGGKTVTLMKRSSEHWITNTARGAKPELYPMNEELENLLNRTAKAIGGDFLAVDVFKLENAKMENTWVINEVNGQPEFHGSVAATGIDVGKLMVEYAVKLLDSRKQEPGGDATSC; from the coding sequence ATGGGCGCGGGAACGCTTCATATCTTTTACTCCCGTTTGCGCGTGGAAGAAAAAGCCCTTCTCAAAGCCGCTGAATCCTTAGGGACTGAGTTCCTGGAGGCCAGTGTGGATTTTCGCGACGTGGGTGACCTCGTATGGCCCGATGATTTTGAAAACGTGGCGCCCCACGACGTCGTTCTTTGTCGTTGTGTTTCGCAGACCCAGAATGTGGCTTTGACCCAACTGTTGGAGAGCCGGGGCGTTCGGGTCATCAACCCGTCGAGGGCATTGCTCTTGTGCGGAGACAAGATCGCCACGGCTGCCCTGCTGGACAAGGACAACATTCCTCAGCCCGCTTGGCGTGTGGCGACGTTCTCGGAAGGCGCGGTGAAGGCTGCGGAATCCCTGGGTTACCCGGTGGTGTTCAAGCCCGCCGTGGGTAGTTGGGGACGCCTTTTAGCAAAAATTTCCGACCGAGAGGCCTGCGAGGCGATTGTCGAGCACAAGGCCCACATGGGACCGGCTCACTCCGTCTTTTTCATCCAGGAATATGTGGAGAAGAGAGGGTTCGACCTGCGAGCCGTGATGATTGGTGGCAAGACCGTCACACTGATGAAACGCTCCAGCGAACACTGGATCACGAATACCGCCCGAGGCGCCAAACCTGAACTCTATCCCATGAACGAAGAGCTGGAGAATCTCCTAAACCGGACGGCAAAGGCCATCGGCGGAGATTTTTTGGCTGTGGACGTCTTTAAATTAGAAAACGCGAAAATGGAAAACACCTGGGTGATCAACGAGGTCAATGGTCAGCCGGAGTTTCATGGCTCCGTTGCTGCCACGGGGATAGACGTGGGAAAGCTGATGGTGGAATACGCGGTGAAATTGCTCGACTCTAGGAAACAAGAACCAGGGGGAGATGCTACGTCATGCTGA
- a CDS encoding TRAP transporter substrate-binding protein, translating into MKKVLVLMFVVLACALPTSSVAFAAPSVFEVKISHIVPEIDVIHTAYLELKDYLEKESAGRFKVTIYPNRQLSNSNAEDAEKIMANIVQVAAAPTAVLAGSGNIPDFKIFDYPYLFQSSEELYYALDNGLGKFLSDKLAVKAGIRIMSSVNGGWCPISLKAEPLDSPADLKGKKIRILNSDMYMEIMKAFGAVGTPIAYGETYTAMQQGTVDGVTTNFPNWLTERYYEVQKVIGMINPFAIVHMTMVSDIFYSSLPEDLKMIFDAGMAQYDARMRELRAQESIDTMEKLKSLMTVREYSPEELQAFKDASAYILTEKVDLASKEVMEYAQKLLADYRAQRK; encoded by the coding sequence ATGAAAAAAGTTCTTGTTCTGATGTTTGTGGTCCTGGCGTGCGCGTTGCCGACGAGTTCGGTTGCTTTCGCCGCTCCAAGCGTTTTCGAGGTCAAAATTTCCCACATTGTGCCTGAGATAGATGTCATTCACACGGCATATCTGGAGCTGAAGGACTATCTTGAAAAAGAAAGCGCCGGGCGCTTCAAAGTCACAATCTATCCCAACCGTCAGCTTTCCAATTCCAACGCCGAAGACGCGGAAAAGATCATGGCCAACATCGTGCAGGTCGCCGCGGCACCGACGGCCGTCCTGGCGGGTTCCGGCAACATTCCTGACTTTAAGATCTTCGACTATCCCTATCTTTTCCAGAGCAGTGAGGAATTGTACTACGCGCTGGACAATGGCCTCGGTAAATTCCTGTCGGACAAACTGGCGGTTAAAGCAGGCATCCGCATCATGTCCTCGGTCAACGGCGGCTGGTGCCCCATCAGCTTGAAGGCGGAGCCACTGGACAGCCCGGCCGACCTCAAGGGTAAAAAGATCCGGATTCTCAATTCCGACATGTATATGGAGATCATGAAAGCCTTCGGCGCGGTCGGTACCCCCATTGCTTATGGCGAGACCTACACCGCCATGCAGCAGGGCACGGTGGACGGAGTTACTACCAACTTCCCCAACTGGCTCACGGAGAGATACTACGAGGTCCAGAAGGTCATCGGCATGATAAATCCCTTCGCCATCGTCCATATGACTATGGTCAGTGATATTTTCTATAGCTCTCTACCGGAAGATCTGAAGATGATTTTTGACGCGGGTATGGCCCAGTACGACGCGAGAATGCGCGAACTCAGGGCTCAGGAATCCATCGATACCATGGAGAAGCTGAAATCTCTCATGACGGTCAGAGAATACTCTCCAGAGGAGTTGCAGGCTTTCAAGGACGCATCCGCTTACATTCTGACGGAGAAGGTGGATTTAGCCAGCAAGGAGGTTATGGAGTACGCTCAGAAATTGCTTGCCGACTACAGGGCCCAGCGGAAATAG
- a CDS encoding TRAP transporter large permease: MLVSALFVIALFFNIPIAMSLGVASVGYALICMLQTGNSAIMDLVVQSFASALDFTSLLALPFFILAGDIMMVGGISRRLVAFCMRWLRKLPGALGVVTVIACAIFAAISGSGPATAAAIGGIMLPAMAKDGYNKGFSASIVAAAGALGPVIPPSLCFIMYGVVAQQSITSLFMSGVIPGLLMALVLCIYVVFCAKRYNFGGKFDWKVEESKGWRDSPFWALMVPVVILGGIYGGIFTPTEAAIVAVDYGLIVSIFIYREIKIKDLFKIFKPTCITIGSISIIACGSAAFGRLLTIEQIPTTIASYILSLSSNKYVILLLINIFLLLVGCVMETLAAIIILTPLLLSVVTPLGVDPVHFGCVMVVNLVIGMCTPPVGVNLFVAVRIGDVTLGEMKNWLVTSLLALVAVLMLVTYLPETALFLPRLLLK; this comes from the coding sequence ATGCTAGTCTCGGCTCTGTTTGTCATCGCGCTGTTTTTCAATATTCCCATCGCTATGTCGCTGGGTGTCGCGTCGGTAGGATATGCTCTGATCTGCATGCTGCAAACGGGAAACAGCGCCATCATGGATCTTGTCGTGCAATCTTTCGCGAGCGCGTTGGATTTCACGTCTCTTCTCGCCTTGCCGTTTTTCATCCTGGCGGGCGACATCATGATGGTAGGGGGCATATCCCGCCGGCTCGTTGCGTTTTGCATGAGGTGGCTGCGCAAACTTCCTGGAGCGCTAGGCGTCGTCACGGTGATCGCCTGCGCGATTTTCGCCGCGATTTCCGGTTCCGGCCCCGCTACAGCCGCCGCGATCGGGGGCATTATGCTCCCCGCTATGGCGAAAGACGGCTATAATAAAGGTTTTTCAGCATCTATCGTTGCTGCAGCGGGGGCCTTGGGGCCCGTCATTCCACCCAGCCTGTGCTTCATCATGTACGGCGTCGTGGCGCAGCAATCCATCACGTCTCTTTTCATGTCGGGTGTCATCCCCGGCCTTTTGATGGCTCTCGTGCTTTGTATTTATGTCGTCTTTTGCGCCAAAAGGTACAATTTCGGCGGCAAGTTCGACTGGAAAGTGGAGGAATCCAAAGGCTGGCGCGACAGCCCCTTTTGGGCACTCATGGTGCCCGTGGTTATCTTGGGCGGAATCTACGGCGGCATCTTCACGCCCACGGAAGCAGCCATCGTTGCTGTGGACTATGGACTCATCGTCAGCATTTTCATCTATCGGGAGATCAAGATCAAGGACTTGTTCAAAATATTCAAGCCCACCTGCATCACCATCGGCTCCATTTCCATTATCGCGTGCGGCTCCGCCGCGTTTGGCCGTCTTCTCACCATTGAGCAGATCCCCACGACGATAGCCAGCTACATTTTATCCCTGTCCTCCAATAAATACGTTATCCTTCTGCTCATCAATATCTTCCTCTTGCTGGTGGGGTGCGTTATGGAGACCCTGGCCGCTATCATCATCCTCACCCCGCTTCTTCTGTCGGTGGTGACACCCCTGGGCGTGGATCCGGTTCACTTCGGTTGTGTCATGGTCGTCAACCTCGTCATCGGCATGTGCACTCCGCCTGTAGGGGTGAACCTTTTCGTGGCCGTGCGCATCGGCGATGTCACATTGGGAGAGATGAAAAATTGGCTGGTGACATCTTTGCTTGCGCTTGTCGCCGTATTGATGCTCGTCACTTACCTTCCAGAGACGGCGCTCTTTCTGCCACGGCTATTACTCAAATAA
- the argC gene encoding N-acetyl-gamma-glutamyl-phosphate reductase, which translates to MLKALVWGANGMAGGEVLRLLAGHPRMELAAAVSRSKATQPIWTIHPHLRADFPEMTFVTPDEALSIEADVAFLALPHKASWSTIKECRGRGLKVADLSADVRLKDMEMYKEWYGQEHPAPELMKEAVYGLPELHREELRGTSLSSGVGCNATCAILGLAPLTKAGLVAEVRMELRVGSSEAGAAPSQGGHHPYRDRTLRVYEPFRHRHLAEVVQECGLATSAFTMTMTAAPVVRGVQMLAQVHLSRKVKEPELWKAYRAGIGTQPFWSLSPARPPHLRLPDPRLVLGSNRALVGFSLHEDGERLLVVSAIDNLMKGAAGTAVQCANLMLGLEETAGLTMKPVYPA; encoded by the coding sequence ATGCTGAAAGCATTGGTTTGGGGCGCGAACGGGATGGCCGGAGGCGAGGTCTTACGGCTTCTAGCGGGGCACCCTCGCATGGAACTGGCCGCTGCCGTTTCCCGCAGCAAGGCCACCCAACCGATTTGGACAATACACCCTCATCTGAGGGCGGACTTTCCGGAGATGACCTTCGTCACCCCCGATGAGGCGCTGTCGATAGAGGCGGATGTCGCTTTTCTGGCCCTCCCCCACAAAGCCTCCTGGAGTACCATTAAGGAATGTCGCGGGCGAGGCTTAAAAGTGGCGGACCTCTCCGCCGACGTTCGATTGAAAGATATGGAAATGTACAAGGAATGGTACGGACAGGAACATCCTGCACCAGAACTAATGAAAGAAGCGGTATATGGCCTGCCTGAGCTGCACCGGGAAGAGTTGAGGGGCACGTCGCTATCTAGTGGGGTGGGATGTAACGCTACCTGTGCGATTCTCGGCTTGGCTCCTTTGACCAAGGCGGGCTTAGTGGCCGAAGTACGTATGGAACTTCGGGTAGGCTCCTCCGAGGCGGGGGCAGCCCCGTCCCAGGGAGGGCACCATCCTTACCGCGATCGAACGCTGCGGGTGTACGAGCCTTTCCGCCATCGGCACTTGGCCGAGGTCGTACAAGAATGCGGCCTTGCCACGTCGGCCTTTACCATGACTATGACCGCCGCTCCCGTCGTGCGTGGTGTCCAGATGTTGGCCCAGGTACATCTGTCCCGGAAGGTGAAAGAGCCGGAACTATGGAAGGCCTACCGCGCTGGAATAGGGACACAACCTTTCTGGTCCCTCTCTCCCGCCCGTCCTCCCCATTTGCGTCTGCCCGACCCACGGCTCGTCCTGGGTAGCAACCGCGCGCTGGTGGGTTTTTCTCTCCACGAGGACGGCGAGCGTTTATTGGTGGTCTCCGCTATCGACAACTTGATGAAAGGCGCGGCCGGAACGGCCGTTCAATGTGCTAACCTGATGTTGGGTCTGGAAGAGACGGCGGGATTAACCATGAAACCCGTGTATCCCGCTTGA
- a CDS encoding cache domain-containing protein, whose product MPADTRTPHEFLSDEGKKLTKLKIGGRVFLVTFILMLAGVTVASMISSFVFIEAMRDEMDFTLSATTSALGGELNMTFDNMRTRIFGQTLIDMEEMTELIEQNDLQELDKRMRMYLRLSGFDTLTLTDARGVVLCRPHTPNLIGDNISNKGYVQPTLRGQEAQVIEKGTTIELGFFYGMPIMKGDKIIGSLVAGINAENAAFIDYLADIYRAEVTFFYGDQRINTTLRKNGQRIVGTKTTPAVVEAVLNKGESYYGTLTLENGNRLRTLYKPFIFNEKRVGILAAGVSTHFLEYTIWTAVRRVTGSAVVFLLLAMGASYVFAKNITRLSSEKTKQEIFLNLLMKNTPDAILILDTDENLIDCSDVFLCRSWGDKPKKAGSGTFSQVMENLLNAEEIEQLRKIFAEAMRDKKSISLDKVIDFHQEDVLRSYTVRFSPIFDTDGATLGCVIMFHDLTDLQMAQHAEAALQAKSVFLANISHEIRTPLNAVIGLSSIELRNTLPQETHENLEKIYRSSGTLLNIINDILDISKIESGKFEIIPAEYDFANMISDTLHLNIVRLASKPVTFEPHVDDTIPTRLYGDELRVKQILNNILSNAFKYTQKGKVTLDISWERRENDAFFSFSVTDTGIGIKKEDIGKLFLEYNQLNTKAHHKIEGTGLGLSICKNLVDMMGGLVEVESEYGKGSRFTVRICQGIVDFTPIGQETALNLKTFRLIEHRGLKELVRTPMPYGKVLLVDDVVTNLDVAKGLMAPYGLTIHCATDGRQAIELVQEGKNRYDVIFMDHMMPGMDGTEVVRVIREEIGTEYAKTVPIIALTANATVGNEAMFLKSGFQAYLPKPIDVMLLDALLNEWIRDKRDQEAQEAQKAQEPKTRAEADLWIEGLSIEGLNAAAGCLRFGGENAYKEILRSYALYTPELLDKLRQVDEETLPDYVIAVHGLKGSSYGICAEKIGKMAEALELAAKNGDIATVKAKNGDLLREIESLFSDLRFLCEMSSEDEIESIERRSAPDASLLMELRQHCAHYDLAGMERILSELERYTYESQGELVEWLRKQVDDLEYERILERLGT is encoded by the coding sequence GTGCCGGCGGATACTCGAACGCCGCACGAATTTTTGTCTGACGAGGGGAAAAAATTGACCAAATTAAAGATAGGCGGCAGAGTTTTCCTGGTGACTTTCATCTTGATGTTGGCTGGAGTCACGGTGGCTTCGATGATCAGCAGTTTTGTGTTCATTGAGGCGATGCGTGACGAGATGGATTTCACGCTTTCCGCCACTACGTCCGCCTTGGGCGGAGAATTGAACATGACGTTCGACAACATGAGAACGAGGATTTTCGGTCAGACCTTGATTGACATGGAAGAGATGACCGAACTCATCGAGCAAAATGACCTTCAAGAACTGGACAAACGAATGAGGATGTATTTGAGGTTGTCCGGATTCGACACCCTCACTCTCACGGACGCGAGAGGCGTGGTCCTCTGCCGCCCCCACACGCCGAACCTCATTGGCGACAACATTTCGAACAAAGGATACGTCCAGCCAACCCTGCGCGGCCAAGAAGCTCAGGTCATCGAAAAAGGGACCACGATAGAGCTCGGATTCTTTTATGGAATGCCGATCATGAAGGGCGATAAAATTATAGGTTCGTTGGTAGCCGGGATCAATGCCGAAAATGCGGCTTTTATAGACTACCTTGCCGATATCTATCGGGCCGAGGTGACGTTTTTTTATGGCGATCAAAGGATCAACACGACCCTCAGAAAGAATGGGCAACGTATCGTCGGAACGAAAACCACTCCCGCCGTGGTGGAGGCCGTGTTGAACAAAGGTGAGTCGTACTACGGAACGTTGACACTGGAAAATGGAAATAGGCTCCGCACCCTCTACAAGCCATTCATATTCAATGAAAAGAGAGTGGGAATTTTGGCGGCGGGGGTATCCACTCACTTTCTTGAATACACCATCTGGACAGCTGTGCGCCGCGTCACGGGCTCGGCGGTGGTCTTTCTACTCCTGGCTATGGGGGCTTCTTACGTATTCGCCAAGAACATCACAAGGCTCTCCTCGGAAAAAACCAAACAGGAGATCTTCCTCAACTTGCTCATGAAAAATACCCCGGACGCCATTCTCATCCTCGATACAGACGAAAACCTCATTGATTGTTCCGATGTTTTTTTATGCCGCTCGTGGGGTGATAAGCCTAAAAAGGCCGGGAGCGGAACGTTTTCTCAGGTTATGGAAAATCTTTTAAACGCCGAGGAGATCGAGCAACTGAGAAAAATCTTCGCGGAGGCTATGAGAGATAAAAAAAGCATCTCCTTGGATAAAGTCATCGATTTTCACCAGGAGGATGTCCTCCGTAGCTACACTGTCCGTTTTTCGCCCATATTTGATACCGATGGCGCGACGCTGGGGTGCGTGATCATGTTTCACGATCTGACGGACCTCCAAATGGCCCAACACGCCGAGGCCGCGCTGCAAGCAAAAAGCGTCTTTCTCGCCAACATCAGCCACGAGATCCGCACGCCCCTCAACGCGGTGATTGGCCTGAGCTCGATAGAACTGCGTAACACCCTGCCGCAGGAGACCCATGAAAACTTAGAGAAAATATACCGGTCCAGCGGCACGCTGCTTAACATCATCAATGACATTCTGGACATATCGAAGATCGAATCCGGGAAATTTGAAATCATCCCAGCCGAATACGACTTCGCGAACATGATCAGCGACACGCTTCACCTGAATATCGTCCGTCTCGCATCCAAGCCCGTTACATTTGAACCCCATGTGGACGACACTATCCCGACCCGGTTGTACGGCGACGAACTGAGAGTGAAGCAAATCCTCAACAACATTCTCTCCAACGCCTTCAAGTACACCCAAAAAGGGAAAGTGACGCTGGATATCTCTTGGGAACGGAGAGAAAACGACGCCTTCTTCTCGTTTTCGGTGACGGATACGGGCATCGGCATCAAAAAAGAGGATATCGGGAAGCTTTTTTTGGAATACAATCAGTTGAACACCAAGGCGCACCACAAAATCGAGGGGACCGGCCTGGGGCTCTCCATCTGCAAGAATCTCGTTGACATGATGGGTGGCTTGGTGGAGGTGGAGAGCGAGTATGGGAAAGGAAGCCGTTTTACGGTCAGGATCTGTCAAGGAATTGTCGATTTCACTCCGATCGGTCAGGAGACGGCTCTAAATCTGAAAACCTTCCGTCTGATAGAACATCGTGGGTTGAAAGAACTGGTGCGCACCCCCATGCCTTATGGCAAGGTATTGTTAGTGGACGACGTGGTTACCAATTTAGACGTCGCGAAGGGGCTTATGGCGCCTTACGGTTTGACGATCCATTGCGCGACCGACGGCAGGCAGGCAATAGAGCTTGTCCAAGAGGGCAAAAATAGATATGACGTGATTTTCATGGATCACATGATGCCTGGGATGGACGGAACTGAGGTAGTGCGCGTCATCCGGGAGGAAATCGGCACCGAATACGCGAAAACGGTGCCAATTATCGCTTTGACGGCTAATGCGACCGTTGGAAACGAGGCTATGTTTTTGAAAAGCGGATTTCAAGCGTATCTTCCCAAACCCATTGACGTAATGCTTCTGGACGCCTTGCTGAACGAGTGGATTCGCGACAAGCGAGACCAAGAGGCGCAGGAGGCGCAAAAAGCGCAAGAACCAAAGACGAGAGCCGAAGCCGATCTTTGGATCGAGGGCCTGAGTATTGAGGGCCTGAACGCGGCGGCGGGCTGTTTGCGTTTCGGCGGTGAGAATGCCTATAAGGAGATTCTGCGTTCCTACGCGCTCTATACTCCCGAACTGCTGGATAAGCTGCGCCAGGTCGACGAAGAAACCCTACCGGATTACGTGATCGCGGTGCATGGTCTGAAGGGATCGAGCTATGGAATTTGCGCCGAGAAAATCGGCAAGATGGCCGAGGCACTCGAGTTAGCGGCGAAAAACGGGGATATCGCGACAGTAAAGGCAAAGAACGGCGATTTATTGCGAGAGATAGAGTCACTGTTTTCGGATCTCCGTTTCTTGTGTGAAATGTCGAGTGAAGACGAAATAGAGAGCATCGAGAGGAGAAGCGCGCCCGATGCGTCGCTTTTGATGGAATTGCGCCAACACTGCGCCCATTATGACTTGGCGGGCATGGAGAGAATATTATCGGAGCTGGAGAGATACACCTACGAATCCCAGGGCGAGCTAGTGGAATGGCTTAGGAAACAGGTGGACGATCTAGAGTATGAACGAATTCTTGAACGTCTTGGAACTTGA
- a CDS encoding ArgE/DapE family deacylase gives MEQVKQKLKDTIAARKDEIVALARDLIRFPSTKGNEADAQCFYADKLRDLGAEVEIFEPDIEKMRKHPAFVSERETFAGSPVVAGVLKGTKSGKSGRSLILCGHMDVVDPGLGQWTHSPWDPVAQDGKLYGRGAVDMKGGTAAHYTAVKVIREMGIQLEGNVTILSTIDEECGSTGVLSLIDRGYRADAAICTEPVSLKVTVATTGSTWFKIKVFGKSAHGGVAYTGVNALYKAIPIIERVRSLEEERRLRLFGAVPIYNGSPVPFCAGVNKIEGGTWPAIVPAEVTLEGRVGLSPFEKLEDVQTELEEAIYSVAKADPWLRDHMPEISYYKSRWNSGCVPEDHAFVDTLREACKQVRGTSVEVAGMFACSDSGTLIQFGGTPTVDFGPGPQNMAHQTDEYVDIEDLVTTCQVIAVTLLDWCAYQE, from the coding sequence ATGGAACAGGTCAAGCAGAAGTTAAAGGATACGATTGCCGCTCGCAAAGACGAAATCGTCGCGCTGGCTCGGGACCTGATTCGCTTTCCCTCTACCAAAGGCAACGAGGCGGACGCACAGTGTTTTTACGCGGATAAACTTCGAGATTTGGGCGCGGAAGTGGAAATTTTTGAGCCGGACATAGAAAAGATGAGAAAGCACCCGGCTTTTGTATCGGAAAGGGAAACGTTCGCCGGAAGCCCCGTGGTGGCGGGCGTCTTGAAGGGAACTAAAAGCGGCAAAAGCGGAAGATCGCTCATTTTGTGTGGTCATATGGATGTTGTGGATCCCGGCTTGGGGCAGTGGACGCATAGCCCCTGGGACCCCGTTGCGCAAGACGGCAAACTGTACGGTCGCGGGGCGGTGGACATGAAAGGAGGCACGGCCGCGCACTATACAGCGGTGAAGGTTATCAGAGAAATGGGTATCCAGCTTGAGGGCAACGTCACAATCTTGAGCACCATCGACGAGGAATGCGGCTCTACTGGCGTGCTCTCGTTGATCGACCGAGGATACAGGGCCGATGCCGCCATCTGCACCGAACCCGTGAGCTTGAAAGTGACCGTAGCCACCACCGGTAGCACGTGGTTCAAAATCAAGGTGTTCGGCAAATCGGCTCACGGCGGCGTCGCCTATACCGGCGTCAACGCCTTGTATAAGGCAATCCCCATCATCGAGCGCGTCCGGAGCCTGGAGGAGGAACGGAGACTCCGTCTTTTTGGCGCCGTTCCCATCTATAACGGGTCGCCCGTTCCCTTTTGCGCCGGAGTCAACAAGATCGAGGGCGGCACATGGCCAGCTATTGTTCCAGCGGAAGTGACTCTGGAGGGACGGGTGGGCCTATCGCCTTTCGAGAAACTGGAAGACGTCCAGACGGAATTGGAGGAGGCCATTTATTCCGTGGCCAAGGCGGATCCCTGGTTGCGGGACCACATGCCTGAGATCAGCTACTACAAAAGCCGTTGGAACAGCGGCTGCGTGCCGGAGGATCACGCTTTCGTCGATACGTTGCGGGAGGCCTGCAAACAAGTACGTGGAACGTCAGTGGAGGTCGCGGGCATGTTCGCGTGTTCGGACTCGGGGACTCTAATTCAGTTCGGCGGCACTCCAACCGTCGATTTCGGCCCCGGCCCGCAGAACATGGCACACCAAACGGACGAGTACGTCGATATAGAGGATTTAGTGACGACGTGTCAGGTTATAGCCGTCACTCTTTTGGACTGGTGTGCCTATCAAGAATAA